The Enterobacter asburiae genome window below encodes:
- a CDS encoding phage minor tail U family protein, translating into MKHTLIRQKIIDVLEEAIGIDVMFFDGRPAVIEEADFPAVAVYLTDAEYTGEELDADMWAATLHIEVFLSSQVPDSELDEWMESHIYPALADIPGLDSLLTLMVPQGFDYQRDDAMGLWTSADMKYSITYEM; encoded by the coding sequence ATGAAACACACTCTCATTCGCCAGAAAATTATTGATGTGCTTGAAGAGGCCATCGGGATCGACGTCATGTTTTTTGACGGGCGCCCGGCTGTCATTGAGGAGGCGGATTTTCCTGCCGTCGCGGTCTATCTGACCGATGCGGAGTATACCGGCGAAGAACTTGATGCCGATATGTGGGCGGCAACGTTACATATCGAGGTCTTCCTGTCCTCGCAGGTACCAGATTCCGAACTGGATGAATGGATGGAAAGCCATATCTATCCGGCCCTCGCTGATATTCCCGGCCTCGATTCACTGTTAACGCTCATGGTTCCACAAGGCTTCGATTACCAGCGCGATGATGCGATGGGGCTGTGGACCTCCGCCGATATGAAATATTCAATCACTTACGAAATGTGA
- a CDS encoding phage tail protein, translating to MSIKGLEQAIANLDSLDRNMVPNASAWAVNRVAANGVSVAVRRVAKETVAGDNRVSGIPVKLVRQRVRINKASASGHSAARIKVNRGNLPAIKLGAAQVRATNRKGPLVRKSSVLRIGRYVFRDAFIQRLANGRWHVMKRIAGKSRYPIDVVKIPLSAPLTTAFEAEKKRMLEEEMPKQLGYALRQQLRLHLTR from the coding sequence ATGTCGATAAAAGGTCTTGAGCAGGCGATTGCTAACCTGGATAGCCTGGACAGAAATATGGTTCCCAATGCCAGCGCATGGGCTGTGAACCGGGTTGCTGCTAATGGCGTCTCGGTTGCCGTCCGAAGGGTGGCGAAAGAAACGGTAGCCGGTGATAACCGCGTTTCGGGGATACCTGTAAAGCTGGTCAGACAAAGGGTGAGAATCAACAAAGCCTCGGCTTCAGGGCACTCAGCGGCCCGAATTAAGGTTAACCGGGGCAACCTTCCCGCCATCAAACTCGGTGCCGCGCAGGTCAGGGCGACGAACCGAAAAGGCCCGCTGGTTCGAAAAAGTAGCGTGCTGAGAATTGGCCGTTATGTTTTTCGCGACGCCTTTATCCAGCGCCTGGCGAACGGCCGCTGGCACGTAATGAAGCGCATTGCAGGAAAAAGTCGTTATCCCATCGACGTGGTCAAAATCCCATTGTCCGCGCCCCTCACTACTGCTTTCGAAGCAGAGAAGAAACGCATGCTTGAAGAGGAAATGCCAAAACAACTTGGCTATGCCCTCAGGCAACAACTGAGGTTGCATCTGACACGATGA
- a CDS encoding head-tail joining protein, whose protein sequence is MADFDNLFDEAMARADTTIRGVMGAEARITSGSLSGVTLRGVFDDPENIGFAEAGIRIDGTKPTFFVNSSDVSGLERLDTLKVNGREFWVDRVGPDDCGSCHVWLGSGSPPGGSRRR, encoded by the coding sequence ATGGCTGATTTCGATAATCTTTTTGATGAAGCGATGGCGCGCGCGGATACCACTATACGTGGAGTGATGGGCGCAGAGGCAAGGATAACCTCTGGATCTTTATCCGGCGTCACGCTCCGCGGGGTCTTTGACGATCCAGAGAACATCGGTTTCGCAGAAGCGGGGATCAGAATTGACGGAACCAAGCCGACGTTTTTTGTGAACTCATCGGATGTAAGCGGGCTGGAACGTCTGGACACGCTGAAGGTAAACGGGCGTGAATTTTGGGTTGATCGCGTGGGCCCGGATGATTGCGGTTCCTGCCATGTATGGCTGGGTAGTGGATCACCTCCCGGCGGATCGCGGCGTCGTTAA
- the gpFI gene encoding DNA-packaging protein FI, whose amino-acid sequence MTEKETLIARLKELGVKLDREVNVTGTIQELTLRISELEEELDENGEEGAEVSVASTTAGSTSGQPGPENTSGSITENPASNEPGELVAVETLVTLHIDALHATRNESLSIVEPGVVIRVTDAEADELISQGLAREV is encoded by the coding sequence ATGACAGAAAAAGAAACCCTGATCGCCCGACTGAAAGAGCTGGGCGTAAAGCTTGATCGTGAGGTCAACGTCACAGGCACCATCCAGGAGCTTACGTTACGTATTTCTGAGCTCGAAGAGGAACTCGACGAAAACGGAGAAGAGGGCGCTGAGGTGTCCGTTGCCAGCACTACTGCTGGCAGCACCTCGGGCCAGCCCGGCCCAGAGAACACCTCTGGCTCTATTACCGAGAATCCTGCGTCAAATGAGCCCGGCGAGCTGGTGGCGGTTGAGACACTGGTGACCTTGCACATTGATGCACTTCACGCCACACGCAATGAGTCCCTCTCTATTGTTGAGCCTGGTGTCGTTATTCGCGTGACCGACGCGGAGGCTGACGAACTGATTTCTCAGGGGCTGGCCCGGGAAGTCTGA
- a CDS encoding major capsid protein has protein sequence MSVYTTAQLLAVNEKKFKFDPLFLRIFFRETYPFSTEKVYLSQIPGMVNMALYVSPIVSGKVIRSRGGSTSEFTPGYVKPKHEVNPLMTLRRLPDEDPQNLADPAYRRRRIILQNMKDEELAIAQVEEKQAVAAVLSGKYTMTGEAFEPVEVDMGRSAGNNITQAGAAAWSSRDKKTYDPTDDIEAYALNASGVVNIIVFDPKGWALFRSFDAVKEKLDTRRGSSSELETAVKDLGMAVSYKGMYGDVAIVVYSGQYIEDDVKKNYLPDLTMVLGNTQARGLRTYGCILDADAQREGINASTRYPKNWVQTGDPAREFTMIQSAPLMLLPDPDAFVSVKLA, from the coding sequence ATGTCAGTTTACACAACAGCCCAGCTTCTGGCGGTCAATGAGAAGAAATTCAAGTTCGATCCGCTCTTCCTGCGCATCTTCTTTCGCGAAACTTATCCCTTCAGTACAGAAAAAGTCTACCTGTCGCAAATTCCGGGCATGGTCAATATGGCGCTGTACGTATCGCCGATTGTCTCCGGGAAAGTGATTCGTTCCCGTGGTGGCAGCACGTCGGAATTTACGCCGGGGTATGTGAAGCCAAAACACGAAGTGAATCCGCTGATGACCCTCCGCCGCCTGCCTGATGAAGATCCACAGAATCTGGCCGACCCTGCCTATCGCCGCCGACGCATCATTCTTCAGAACATGAAAGATGAAGAGCTTGCAATTGCGCAGGTAGAAGAAAAGCAGGCCGTTGCTGCAGTCCTCAGTGGTAAATACACCATGACCGGGGAAGCGTTTGAGCCGGTTGAAGTTGATATGGGACGCAGTGCCGGTAACAACATCACCCAGGCGGGTGCAGCTGCCTGGTCTTCTCGCGACAAAAAAACGTACGACCCGACCGATGATATTGAAGCGTACGCGCTTAACGCCAGCGGTGTGGTCAACATTATCGTCTTCGATCCAAAGGGCTGGGCGCTGTTCCGCTCCTTTGACGCGGTGAAGGAAAAGCTGGATACGCGTCGCGGTTCAAGCTCTGAGCTCGAAACCGCCGTAAAAGACCTGGGAATGGCCGTCTCATATAAGGGGATGTATGGCGACGTGGCCATCGTTGTGTACTCCGGTCAGTACATCGAGGATGACGTCAAAAAGAACTACCTGCCGGATCTGACAATGGTGCTGGGAAATACCCAGGCGCGCGGTCTGCGTACCTATGGCTGCATTCTGGATGCAGATGCACAGCGCGAAGGCATTAATGCTTCAACGCGCTATCCGAAAAACTGGGTGCAAACGGGCGACCCGGCTCGCGAGTTCACCATGATTCAGTCAGCTCCGCTGATGCTGCTGCCAGATCCGGACGCGTTCGTTTCAGTCAAGCTGGCATAA
- a CDS encoding head decoration protein: MAITEVFTHHQPLGNSDPAHTAYAPGELTASTPAMTPLMLDATSGKLTVWDGEHAGAATGILAVTADQNSAELAFYKSGSFRIEDVLWPSAVTDENIKRNAFAGTAISIV; this comes from the coding sequence ATGGCAATCACCGAAGTATTTACTCATCACCAGCCGCTCGGTAACAGCGATCCGGCACACACCGCGTATGCACCGGGCGAACTGACAGCATCCACCCCGGCAATGACCCCGCTCATGCTCGATGCTACGTCTGGCAAGCTAACCGTCTGGGACGGCGAGCATGCAGGTGCAGCAACCGGCATTCTGGCGGTTACCGCTGACCAGAACAGTGCTGAACTGGCCTTCTATAAATCCGGTTCTTTCCGCATCGAAGATGTGCTCTGGCCATCTGCCGTTACCGACGAAAATATCAAGCGTAATGCGTTCGCCGGTACGGCGATCAGCATCGTTTAA
- a CDS encoding S49 family peptidase: MTPELRNLPHIASMAFNEPLMLEPAYARVFFCALAGQLGITRLTDPASGVTLGAEQIAEPLALFGDDEEMGPRPARSYQVTNGIAVLPVSGTLVSKTRSLQPYSGMTGYNGIIARLQQAISDPGVDGILLDMDTPGGMVSGAFDCADIIARMRDIKPVWALANDMNCSAGQLIASSASRRLVTQTARTGSIGVMMAHSNYGAALKTNGVEVTLIYSGDHKVDGNPYEKLPKDVRADFQTRIDATRQMFAEKVSAYTGMSVQAVLDTEAAVFSGQESVDNGLADELVNNTDALGVMREALDRRKKTTTGGTMPSPSASAATNQPADQAATQTTAPAEQVTTVDTTTAALTAPADLSAQVSAAVAAENGRIMGILNCEEAKGRESQARALAETPGMTVESAQRILAAAPQSAQARTDTALDRLMETAPGALSAGNASAEAGDDLLNTPV; the protein is encoded by the coding sequence ATGACGCCAGAGCTGCGTAATCTCCCGCACATTGCCAGCATGGCCTTCAATGAGCCGCTGATGCTTGAACCCGCCTACGCGCGGGTTTTCTTTTGCGCGCTGGCAGGCCAGTTGGGTATCACCCGTCTGACGGATCCCGCTTCTGGCGTCACGCTCGGTGCGGAACAAATTGCAGAGCCGCTGGCGCTGTTTGGCGATGATGAGGAAATGGGGCCCCGGCCAGCGCGGAGCTATCAGGTAACAAACGGGATCGCGGTGCTTCCCGTTTCCGGCACGCTGGTCAGCAAAACCCGGTCACTGCAGCCTTATTCCGGTATGACGGGCTATAACGGGATCATTGCCCGCCTGCAGCAGGCAATCAGCGATCCCGGCGTGGACGGTATCCTGCTGGATATGGACACGCCGGGCGGGATGGTGTCCGGTGCTTTTGACTGTGCCGATATTATTGCCCGGATGCGGGATATCAAGCCCGTCTGGGCGCTGGCAAATGATATGAACTGCAGCGCAGGGCAGCTAATTGCCAGTTCTGCATCGCGACGGCTTGTCACGCAAACGGCCAGAACCGGCTCCATCGGCGTCATGATGGCGCACAGTAATTATGGCGCTGCGCTGAAAACTAACGGCGTTGAGGTCACGCTGATTTACAGCGGCGATCATAAAGTCGACGGCAATCCCTACGAAAAACTACCAAAGGACGTTCGCGCTGACTTTCAGACGCGTATCGATGCCACTCGTCAGATGTTTGCCGAAAAGGTTTCCGCTTATACCGGCATGTCAGTTCAGGCCGTACTGGACACCGAAGCGGCAGTCTTCTCCGGCCAGGAGTCCGTGGATAACGGTCTGGCGGATGAACTTGTTAACAATACCGATGCGCTCGGCGTGATGCGTGAAGCACTCGACAGACGCAAAAAAACAACCACTGGAGGAACTATGCCATCACCTTCTGCATCTGCAGCGACAAATCAGCCAGCTGACCAGGCAGCTACACAGACTACTGCACCGGCTGAGCAGGTCACCACCGTAGACACAACAACCGCTGCCTTAACGGCCCCGGCAGACCTCAGCGCTCAGGTTTCGGCAGCCGTAGCCGCCGAGAACGGTCGCATTATGGGAATTCTGAACTGCGAAGAGGCAAAAGGGCGCGAATCACAGGCCCGCGCGCTGGCCGAAACGCCGGGCATGACGGTCGAGAGTGCGCAGCGCATTCTGGCCGCTGCGCCGCAAAGCGCCCAGGCGCGTACCGATACTGCGCTGGATCGTTTGATGGAAACCGCACCAGGCGCTCTTTCAGCAGGGAATGCCTCTGCTGAAGCCGGCGACGATTTGTTAAACACCCCCGTTTAA
- a CDS encoding phage portal protein, which yields MKIPSLVGPDGKTSLREYAGYHAGGGGFGGQLNAWNPQSESADAALLPNFARGNARADDLVRNNGYAANAVQLHQDHIVGSFFRLSYCPSWRYLGIKEEESRAFAREVEAAWYEYAEDDFCGIDAERKRTFTMMIREGVATHAFNGELCVQPTWDSDSSRLFRTQFKMVSPKRVSNPGNTGDTRNCRAGVKISDSGAALGYYVSEDSYPGWMSQKWTYIPRELPGGRPSFIHIFEPLEDGQTRGANVFYSVMEQMKMLDTLQNTQLQSAIVKAMYAATIESELDTDTAMDFILGADSKQQNKLTGWLGEMASYYAAAPVRLGGAKVPHLLPGDSLNLQSAQDTDNGYSTFEQSLLRYISAGLGVSYEQLSRNYSQMSYSTARASANESWAFFMGRRKFVAARQACQMFVCWLEEAIARRVVTLPSKARFSFQEARTAWGNANWIGSGRMAIDGLKEVQEAVMLIEAGLSTYEKECAKRGDDYQEIFSQQVRETMERRQAGLKPPAWAAAAFDAGLKKSNEEDKDDARAA from the coding sequence ATGAAAATTCCTTCTTTAGTTGGCCCCGACGGGAAAACCTCCCTGAGGGAATATGCAGGCTATCACGCCGGTGGCGGCGGATTCGGTGGGCAGCTGAATGCCTGGAATCCCCAGAGTGAAAGTGCTGACGCCGCACTTCTGCCGAACTTCGCCCGGGGGAATGCCCGTGCTGATGATCTGGTCCGAAACAATGGTTATGCGGCAAACGCCGTGCAGTTGCACCAGGATCACATCGTCGGGTCTTTTTTTAGACTGAGTTACTGCCCGAGCTGGCGATATCTCGGCATTAAAGAAGAGGAAAGCCGAGCGTTTGCCAGGGAGGTGGAGGCCGCCTGGTATGAATATGCGGAGGATGACTTTTGCGGGATTGATGCCGAGCGCAAGCGAACCTTTACCATGATGATCCGCGAAGGTGTCGCGACGCACGCTTTTAACGGTGAGTTGTGCGTTCAGCCCACCTGGGACAGTGATTCATCGCGACTTTTTCGCACGCAATTTAAAATGGTTAGTCCAAAACGCGTGAGTAATCCCGGTAATACAGGTGACACGCGTAACTGTCGCGCGGGTGTCAAAATCAGTGATAGCGGCGCAGCGCTGGGGTACTACGTCAGCGAAGACAGCTATCCTGGCTGGATGTCGCAAAAATGGACCTATATACCACGGGAACTGCCGGGCGGAAGGCCATCATTCATCCATATTTTTGAACCGCTTGAGGATGGACAGACCCGCGGCGCAAACGTGTTTTACAGCGTGATGGAGCAGATGAAAATGCTCGACACCCTGCAAAATACTCAGCTCCAGAGCGCGATAGTGAAGGCCATGTATGCGGCCACCATCGAAAGTGAGCTTGATACCGATACGGCGATGGACTTTATCCTCGGCGCGGATAGCAAGCAGCAAAATAAGTTGACGGGCTGGCTGGGCGAAATGGCATCTTATTACGCCGCGGCGCCGGTTCGCCTCGGTGGCGCGAAAGTGCCTCATCTTTTGCCGGGCGATTCACTGAACCTTCAGTCAGCGCAGGATACCGATAACGGTTATTCCACCTTTGAACAATCCCTTCTGCGCTATATCTCGGCTGGTCTTGGTGTGTCGTATGAGCAACTTTCACGCAACTACTCTCAGATGAGCTATTCGACAGCGCGCGCCAGCGCCAATGAATCCTGGGCGTTCTTTATGGGGCGTCGGAAGTTTGTCGCGGCCCGGCAGGCCTGTCAGATGTTCGTCTGCTGGCTCGAAGAGGCGATTGCGCGCCGGGTTGTCACGCTCCCATCCAAAGCCAGGTTTAGCTTCCAGGAGGCGAGAACCGCATGGGGTAACGCCAACTGGATTGGCTCGGGGCGCATGGCTATTGATGGGCTGAAGGAGGTGCAGGAGGCCGTAATGCTGATCGAGGCCGGTCTCAGCACATATGAGAAGGAGTGTGCCAAACGCGGAGATGACTATCAGGAAATATTTTCTCAGCAGGTACGTGAAACTATGGAGCGCCGCCAGGCGGGACTTAAACCTCCGGCATGGGCGGCTGCTGCTTTCGACGCAGGGCTGAAAAAATCAAACGAGGAGGATAAAGATGACGCCAGAGCTGCGTAA
- a CDS encoding phage head-tail joining protein: protein MATQAELDAARAALHDLMMGKRVATVQKDGRRVEFTATSVSDLKKYIADLESQVGTTSRRRGPARFYA, encoded by the coding sequence ATGGCAACACAGGCTGAACTGGATGCCGCGCGCGCAGCTTTACATGATCTGATGATGGGAAAACGGGTTGCGACGGTACAGAAAGACGGTCGAAGGGTGGAATTTACGGCGACGTCAGTCAGCGATCTGAAAAAGTACATTGCCGATCTAGAGTCACAGGTCGGTACCACTTCACGACGCCGCGGGCCGGCAAGGTTCTACGCATGA
- a CDS encoding phage terminase large subunit family protein → MNISNSQVKGLQHSARSGLRSLYRPEPQTAVEWADENYYLPKESAYQEGRWETLPFQRAIMNAMGNDYIREVNVVKSARVGYSKMLLGVYAYFIQHKQRNSLIWLPTDGDAENFMKSHVEPTIRDIPSLLALAPWYGKKHRDNTLSMKRFSNGRGFWCLGGKAAKNYREKSVDVAGYDELAAFDEDIEKEGSPTFLGDKRIEGSVWPKSIRGSTPKIKGTCQIERAAKESEHFLRFYVPCPHCGEEQFLKFGDKETPFGFKWTPGDPASVIYLCEHNACVIKQQELDFSQARYICDETGIWTRDGLCWFSSSGAEIDPPDSVTFHIWTAYSPFTTWVQIVKDWIKTKGDTGKRKTFVNTTLGETWEPKIGERPDAEVMAERIEHFGARVPERVAYLTAGIDSQLDRYEMRVWGWGPGEESWLIDKIIIMGRHDDESTLLRLDEAINKTYPRPNGVEMLISRICWDIGGIDPTIVYNRSKKHGLFRVIPVKGASVYGKPVANMPRKRNKNGVYLTEVGTDTAKEQIYNRFTLVAEGDEPLAGAVHFPNNPEIYDLAEAQQLTAEEQVEKWVDGKKKIVWDSKKRRNEALDCFVYALAALRISISRWQLDLDSLLASLREEDTGRKNNKSLADYARALAGDE, encoded by the coding sequence GTGAATATATCGAACAGTCAGGTTAAGGGGCTACAGCACTCCGCGCGCTCGGGGCTCCGTTCGTTGTACCGGCCAGAGCCGCAAACGGCGGTAGAGTGGGCAGACGAAAATTATTACCTCCCGAAAGAGTCTGCTTATCAGGAAGGGCGCTGGGAAACGCTGCCGTTTCAGCGTGCGATAATGAATGCGATGGGTAATGACTATATCCGCGAGGTCAATGTCGTTAAGTCTGCCCGAGTAGGCTATTCAAAAATGCTGCTCGGCGTGTATGCGTATTTCATCCAGCATAAACAGCGTAACTCGCTTATCTGGTTACCTACCGACGGTGATGCAGAAAACTTCATGAAATCCCACGTCGAACCGACAATCAGGGACATCCCCTCACTGCTGGCGCTGGCGCCCTGGTACGGTAAAAAGCACCGGGACAACACGTTGAGTATGAAACGTTTCTCGAATGGGCGAGGTTTCTGGTGCCTCGGTGGTAAAGCTGCAAAAAACTACCGTGAAAAATCTGTTGATGTGGCGGGTTATGACGAGCTGGCGGCATTTGACGAGGATATCGAGAAAGAGGGCTCTCCAACGTTCCTGGGGGATAAACGTATTGAAGGGTCGGTCTGGCCTAAATCGATACGAGGATCCACACCCAAAATTAAAGGGACATGCCAGATTGAACGTGCCGCCAAGGAGTCGGAGCATTTCTTGCGCTTCTATGTTCCCTGCCCACATTGTGGGGAGGAGCAGTTCCTTAAATTCGGCGATAAAGAGACGCCATTCGGGTTCAAATGGACGCCGGGCGATCCTGCCAGCGTTATATATCTGTGTGAACACAATGCCTGCGTAATTAAACAGCAGGAGCTCGATTTTTCGCAGGCGCGGTACATCTGTGATGAAACCGGGATCTGGACGCGCGACGGACTTTGCTGGTTTTCATCATCGGGTGCCGAAATTGATCCGCCTGACAGCGTAACCTTTCACATCTGGACGGCCTATAGCCCCTTCACAACCTGGGTGCAAATCGTCAAGGACTGGATCAAGACCAAAGGGGACACGGGAAAGCGTAAGACGTTCGTCAACACAACGCTTGGTGAAACGTGGGAGCCTAAAATTGGTGAGCGTCCTGATGCTGAGGTGATGGCCGAACGCATTGAGCACTTCGGTGCCAGGGTGCCGGAGCGCGTGGCCTATCTTACTGCCGGTATTGACTCCCAGCTTGACCGTTACGAAATGCGTGTTTGGGGCTGGGGGCCTGGCGAGGAAAGCTGGCTTATCGACAAAATTATCATTATGGGTCGCCATGATGATGAATCCACGCTTCTCAGGCTGGACGAGGCGATCAACAAAACCTATCCGAGGCCTAACGGCGTTGAGATGCTTATTTCCCGCATCTGCTGGGATATCGGCGGCATAGACCCAACGATTGTTTATAACCGCTCGAAAAAGCATGGTCTGTTTCGTGTCATTCCTGTTAAAGGCGCATCTGTTTACGGCAAGCCCGTGGCGAATATGCCTCGCAAGCGTAACAAGAATGGCGTTTATCTCACTGAGGTAGGAACAGACACCGCGAAAGAGCAGATTTATAACCGTTTCACGCTGGTGGCAGAAGGCGACGAGCCGCTGGCGGGTGCGGTTCACTTCCCTAATAACCCTGAAATATATGATTTAGCTGAGGCTCAGCAGCTTACGGCTGAAGAGCAGGTTGAGAAGTGGGTAGACGGGAAGAAAAAAATCGTCTGGGACAGTAAAAAACGACGAAATGAGGCGCTTGACTGTTTTGTCTATGCCCTCGCAGCTCTGCGGATAAGTATCTCCCGCTGGCAACTGGATCTGGATTCTCTTCTGGCCAGCTTACGGGAAGAAGACACTGGCCGTAAAAATAACAAATCTCTGGCGGATTATGCCAGGGCGTTAGCGGGAGATGAATAA
- a CDS encoding terminase small subunit codes for MEVNKKRLSEIFGVSIRTIQNWQDQGMPVARGGGKGNEVLYDSAAVIEWYSARDAAIENEKLRKEVEQLRVDSESDLVPGTIDYERHRLTRAQADAQELKNAKESAEVVETAFCTFVLSRIAGEIASILDGIPLSVQRRFPELENRHIDFLKKDIIKAMNKAAALDEMIPGLLSEYIEQSG; via the coding sequence ATGGAGGTCAATAAAAAACGCCTTTCAGAGATTTTTGGTGTCAGCATCCGCACGATCCAGAACTGGCAGGATCAGGGAATGCCAGTTGCGCGCGGTGGTGGAAAAGGTAATGAAGTGCTTTATGACTCTGCCGCCGTAATCGAATGGTATTCCGCCCGTGACGCAGCGATAGAAAACGAAAAGCTGCGCAAAGAGGTTGAACAGCTGAGAGTTGATTCAGAATCAGACCTTGTGCCTGGCACGATTGATTATGAGCGCCATAGGCTTACCCGAGCCCAGGCTGATGCTCAGGAACTAAAAAATGCAAAAGAGTCCGCTGAGGTGGTGGAGACCGCATTCTGCACGTTCGTGCTGTCGCGGATAGCCGGAGAAATTGCCAGTATCCTTGATGGAATACCTCTGTCGGTTCAGCGGCGCTTTCCGGAACTGGAAAATCGACATATTGATTTCCTCAAGAAGGACATCATAAAAGCCATGAACAAAGCAGCTGCGCTGGATGAAATGATACCGGGGTTGCTGAGTGAATATATCGAACAGTCAGGTTAA
- a CDS encoding YfbU family protein, producing MDIKNKINTVLLCDIAIHLGIDTDLDPEIVKYAITSGQDWILDAKYSGAFSEGSEKAERDFVVELLYAYRGLSKSYRLLSLTEQAELKKKHRLNIIDDNIQLPGFDGNNEYVYEGIIEAFQKIDRFPEQNLPLNNTHSHTVHHYNALIEACKKINALDRQWELSAEEVSEILSHAPLTI from the coding sequence ATGGATATTAAAAATAAAATCAATACAGTATTACTTTGCGACATCGCCATTCATCTTGGCATCGATACTGACCTTGATCCGGAAATCGTCAAATATGCGATTACTTCCGGTCAAGATTGGATACTTGACGCAAAATACTCAGGCGCATTCTCCGAAGGTTCTGAAAAAGCAGAGCGCGATTTTGTAGTCGAATTATTGTATGCATATAGAGGGCTTTCTAAATCTTACCGTTTGCTTAGCTTAACAGAGCAAGCTGAGCTGAAGAAGAAACACCGCCTGAATATTATTGATGACAATATTCAACTACCTGGCTTCGATGGAAACAACGAATATGTATACGAAGGTATCATCGAAGCATTCCAGAAAATTGATCGCTTCCCTGAACAAAATCTCCCTCTTAATAATACCCATTCACATACAGTGCATCATTACAATGCACTGATCGAGGCATGTAAAAAAATTAATGCCTTAGATCGCCAATGGGAACTGAGTGCTGAAGAGGTTAGTGAAATTTTATCTCATGCCCCGCTAACTATTTAA
- a CDS encoding lysozyme — protein sequence MGTRAKLSAAVLGLVLAGAPASVILDQFLNEKEGNSLTAYKDGGGIWTICRGATMVDGKPVVQGMKLTQAKCNQVNAIERNKALAWVNRNITVPLTEPQKAGIASFCPYNIGPGKCFPSTFYKRINAGDRHGACEAIRWWIRDGGRDCRLTKGQKNGCYGQVERRDQESALACWGWINEN from the coding sequence ATGGGAACCAGAGCAAAATTGAGTGCTGCTGTTCTGGGGCTGGTACTCGCTGGTGCGCCAGCATCCGTCATTCTCGATCAGTTTCTGAATGAGAAAGAGGGTAACAGCCTCACGGCGTACAAAGATGGCGGTGGTATCTGGACGATTTGCCGCGGCGCCACGATGGTTGATGGTAAACCGGTTGTGCAGGGCATGAAATTGACACAGGCCAAATGCAATCAGGTGAACGCCATTGAACGCAATAAGGCTCTGGCGTGGGTTAACCGCAATATCACGGTACCGCTTACCGAACCGCAGAAGGCCGGGATCGCATCTTTCTGCCCGTACAACATCGGGCCGGGTAAGTGCTTCCCTTCCACGTTCTACAAGCGCATCAATGCCGGTGACCGCCACGGGGCATGCGAGGCGATTCGCTGGTGGATTAGGGACGGTGGACGTGATTGCCGTCTGACTAAAGGCCAGAAGAATGGCTGTTATGGGCAGGTCGAGCGGCGCGATCAGGAAAGTGCGCTGGCGTGCTGGGGCTGGATCAATGAAAATTAA